The Plasmodium yoelii strain 17X genome assembly, chromosome: 4 genome has a window encoding:
- a CDS encoding mitochondrial carrier protein, whose translation MNKLAVNDGLDDIEVEPFDFIWEEWEEYKGDIPLWQHIFCGSIAGIMEHVFMYPLDTLKTYIQTNGYVKNKNSFEKCSIYNCESKNGNKNGNANVNKSVNANVNGNINLKEVNGNNIMYTEKRKFCSSSIGCNSCIYNTSCNYDNIYNVKSFSYFNKKDGRNINTFNKIKIRKKPDINNSFNYSNIKIRDEKEISSCFMNKKLKKNVYLNKIVNNKSFYGNNEYNNQIGVIDNNYKNYFNKLPSTYCGNNKRIKLLMNNIEKYNCSKYYGNLFEKKSESLNQLINKSKKSLKEFTNNEKLNSGKIGDYNINKNYIRNKGIKKLLPFHCVNNKLKLIKSKKIPSKYIIKRNQMCKNECKRNGLKFSNRRIHLFKNVENYKNIMNLNTRDIYVNQLKIKREKNENNLLSQFVHRIKDRKNPKNLMGVNINAINIIKNSVNNVINKYLSNSTNANNLNIKNGKPSFNLSMRKFIYNNGYINKEMNMLKDTLIKWCGNNNNNISSGISTNLHFNSYGRNPFKPSTYKIGGNYFFNILNLHKNNEKKTVNLFPHIIKNSFLKIKQGEKKKEFIKKFEGIRSGFSLISVNDHIKKKDINNFSILRNSNKILFNNICYITKNYKHNRYDKKIYLFNKRNYHKNCHNINSIYSAFNNNLKNLNFVRNIFYGKNINRINISTSQNSGLIKNNVSNLYKGVNVVVLGCIPAHALYFSTFEYSKKYFSNINTNTNPIQIMKTDIGNNDNDDKITKIDYKLNDLNYFSIAICGFLATIAHDLIIAPIDTIKQRMQLGINKSSLDSIKIMKENGIRSLYLSLPITLLMNIPYQIIMICVNEKMKKHYFEYANGINGTRKNNNNNNFEKKKNINIEKISQEDELISNLKNMNDSQNNKLIKQHIEKDIYSMENLNINDENRYMENIDEDSVRYFCENKNNENDLFKNSINKSEKESNNNYLENYNNYKNEINKMNNSLNYQREYFNNNNNIELKNGYSSNYNKNEFFSKYFNHITSYFVCAGIGGGIAAVATNPLDVIKTRIQTECFNSKSFNFFRIVSNLYYKEGCRSFFKGSVARMALCIPASAISWGTYETMKQFFKINFNDA comes from the coding sequence atgaacaaattgGCAGTTAACGATGGGTTGGATGATATTGAAGTAGAGCCATTTGATTTTATTTGGGAAGAATGGGAAGAATATAAAGGAGACATCCCGTTATGGCAACATATTTTTTGTGGTAGTATTGCAGGGATAATGGAACATGTATTTATGTATCCATTAGATACTCTTAAAACTTATATTCAAACAAATGGTTATGTGAAAAATAAGAATAGTTTTGAAAAATgtagtatatataattgtgaaAGTAAAAATGGGAATAAAAATGGGAATGCAAATGTGAATAAAAGTGTGAATGCAAATGTGaatggaaatataaatttgaaGGAGGTGAATGGTAATAACATTATGTATACTGAGAAAAGAAAATTTTGTAGTTCTTCAATTGGTTGTAAtagttgtatatataatacatcaTGTAATTATGATAACATTTATAATGTGAAGTCATTTAGTTATTTTAATAAGAAGGATGgtagaaatataaatacatttaacaaaataaaaataaggaaaaaaccagatattaataatagtttcaattatagtaatataaaaattagagATGAGAAAGAGATTTCATCTTgttttatgaataaaaaattaaaaaaaaatgtatatttaaataaaatagtgaataataaaagtttttatggaaataatgaatataataatcaaATTGGTGTTATTGATAATaactataaaaattattttaataaattaccATCTACATATTgtggtaataataaaagaataaaattgttgatgaataatattgaaaaatataattgtagtaaatattatggaaatttatttgaaaaaaaaagtgaatcTTTAAATCAGTTAATTAACAAAAGTAAGAAAAGTTTAAAAGAATTtacaaataatgaaaaattaaatagtGGTAAAATTGGagattataatataaataaaaattatattagaaataaaggaataaaaaaattactacCCTTCCATtgtgttaataataaattaaaacttATAAAATCTAAAAAGATACCAtcgaaatatattataaaaagaaaCCAAATGTGTAAAAATGAATGTAAAAGAAATGgtttaaaattttcaaatagAAGAATACatctttttaaaaatgttgaaaattataagaatataatgaatttaaataCTCGAGACATATATGTTAatcaattaaaaataaaaagagaaaaaaatgaaaacaatTTATTGTCACAATTTGTTCATAGAATTAAAGATAGAAAAAATCCTAAAAATTTGATGGGTGTAAATATAAACgctataaatattataaaaaattcagTTAATAATGTGATTAATAAATACTTATCAAATAGTACTAATGcaaataatttgaatataaagaATGGGAAACCATCTTTTAATCTTTCAATGCgcaaatttatatacaacaatggttatataaataaagaaatgaaTATGCTTAAAGATACATTGATTAAATGGTgtggtaataataataataatatttcttcTGGTATTTCAACAAACTTACATTTCAATAGTTATGGTAGAAACCCATTTAAGCCAAGCACTTATAAAATAGGCGGtaactatttttttaatattttgaatttacataaaaataatgaaaaaaagacagttaatttatttccacatataattaaaaatagttttttaaaaataaaacaaggagaaaaaaaaaaagaatttataaaaaaatttgaagGTATAAGAAGTGGATTTTCTTTAATCTCAGTTAAtgatcatataaaaaaaaaggatataaataatttttctatattaagaaatagtaataaaatattatttaacaatatatgttatatcacaaaaaattataaacataatagatatgataaaaaaatatatttgtttaataaaagaaattatCACAAAAATTGTCATAATATTAATTCGATTTATAGTGCATTtaataacaatttaaaaaatctaAATTTtgtaagaaatatattttatggtaaaaatattaacagaataaatatatcaacaTCTCAAAATAGTGgattgataaaaaataatgtttcaAATTTATACAAAGGTGTTAATGTTGTAGTGTTAGGATGTATACCTGCACATGCATTATACTTTTCTACATTTGAATACTCtaagaaatatttttcaaatattaaCACAAATACTAACCCTATACAGATAATGAAAACTGATATTGGAAATAATGacaatgatgataaaataacTAAAATtgattataaattaaatgatcTTAATTATTTTAGCATAGCTATTTGTGGATTTCTTGCCACAATTGCTCATGATTTAATTATTGCACCAATCGACACAATAAAACAACGAATGCAATTgggaataaataaaagttcCCTTgattcaataaaaataatgaaagaaAATGGTATAAGAAGCTTATATTTAAGTTTACCAATAACATTACTTATGAACATACCttatcaaattattatgatatgcgttaatgaaaaaatgaagaaacatTATTTTGAGTATGCAAATGGAATAAATGGGACgaggaaaaataataataataataatttcgaaaagaagaaaaatataaatattgaaaaGATAAGTCAAGAAGATGAATTAATAagtaatttaaaaaatatgaatgatagccaaaataacaaattaattaaaCAGCACATTGAAAAGGATATATATTCTATGGAgaatttgaatataaatgACGAGAATAGatatatggaaaatataGATGAGGATAGTGTAAGATATTTTTGTGAGAATAagaataatgaaaatgatttatttaaaaattctattaaTAAATCAGAAAAAGAATcgaataataattatttagaaaattataataattataaaaatgagatcaataaaatgaataattcGTTAAATTATCAAAgagaatattttaataataacaataatatagaattaaaaaatggatatagctctaattataataaaaatgaattttttagtaaatattttaatcatataacGTCTTATTTTGTATGTGCAGGAATTGGAGGAGGTATAGCAGCAGTTGCAACTAATCCATTAGATGTAATAAAAACAAGAATACAAACAGAATGCTTTAATTCCAAAagtttcaatttttttagaattgtttcaaatttatattacAAAGAAGGTTGCCGTTCTTTTTTCAAAGGGTCGGTAGCAAGAATGGCTTTGTGCATACCAGCATCAGCAATATCATGGGGAACTTATGAAACAATGAAACagtttttcaaaattaattttaacgATGCATAA
- a CDS encoding nucleoporin NUP221, putative → MYMQNSSSNNVFGSYNNQGNNLNKGLFGNAGNPSSLTNTNTSNLFGGSKPQQTNNMMVNKNLFSMGTTTSGLDGNKSIYDSMNNQSNLGNKNLFGTSTVNNNSMQSGGGMVRNNLFMNTNNQNNLNMKNIFDSGSNLNNAQGTNLSNKGLFGGLQQNNQSSSGGNLFGNLSSQTNSGSIYSGLSSGANQNKGTGLFGTSGNTNQVSSTSSLFGGTSTMGQNKLGGVFGNLQSTDQNAQNSGNTTNSLFGGMSGNQLKPMSTGSNLFGGMSTNTTTNTGTSNLFGNNNAASGMNQNKPGGFFGNLQGSNQGTTGSSMFGNSSNAASGMSQNKPGGFFGNLQGSNQGTTGSSMFGGMSSGMNQNKPGGLLGNLQSPNQGTTGTTTSSSIFGNSASGMNQNRGTTLFSGMSNTGTSTTNTTNNLFGGTSTMGQNKLGGVFGNLQSTDQNAQNSGNTTNSLFGGMSGNQLKPMSTGSNLFGGMSTNTTTNTGTSNLFGNNNAASGMNQNKPSSNIFGSLSSTTQPTGTTTSGSSTTGNIFGSTQTANQGMGSNVFGSSMGMNQNKFGNIFGGTNTNQSSTMSSTFGNTGLGTSGISSTSALGSGTNTSTGLGGGLGISSSGIGGTGTNTGMNISNLTNTTGGTTTGISTSSGSSNLFGGLSSTSNTNTMSLGDNKNLFGSKPGFSLGTGTNISGQSSTNLGLGTNLGSGLLSPSMNTTTSSVLGTNLGSSSTGSTNLLTGLTGGIGSSSTLGLGTTTSPTIGLSSSSSNILGSTNNVLNNTSLSSNLLSSGSGMNQTGISFLGDKNLIGGNQGNMQNNLLTVDGKDKGNDLLTNKLNINKESSENLIKTTKFDDDLIISKKKEDIFNKAYDDENDISNDEMNLIKNQDGTFYNYINLIINDNINDIQKTTFSLLNDHDSLMWDNFKSSIFKNFVDYLVNFKQKKNQKIIKSNVLDLDQHEFQILIWLYNINSYKIDFIPFKSFYYLLLSDTNLNYSKMFISNSDKSILPRNFVEINDHYYMNYKSYFLKSQINKHHDNYSTLNRDGIGNSSNGGVSGNSISIGMNNSVLDIDSIYKQILKDILNSLLNMNLSITKENIKKKEKEEYYENGDINNKNNGNCGSSYIYENLLLNYLFGTLQHLHDKFYKLEISNYLSKDLNQIDEYFVDTKSNEIFSYCYDNFYKNEMDKENCTIHFFFYLVNIMFRCGNYIGLIQIIKNDEFIKNLNIDSYLNDFIILLIRILLLIYNQSNEISIFENMKIDIDCSDIFKKKIHMSNLINFFHSILYLCSNNIYAYDLLCILFSDIFYKKGNMYTNREKKIEMKNIFYYVQKKKRNSNYVDNNSDRNSSNEDNYDSGGDNNNIGRGSNSTNINKGGKGKGNERKGFFLDVFTNMLHKSKKSKDDEDEPFGTMEINEEIEKLNRESMNTSNTEMLGITNKYSYNFEYCNIETSIWIELSLFLSKNFDLYGSKFQENFDILDTNLSYYNYDDDNNAFLNDTKHRRDMINSKIEELFISISNCIINENREYFSVCSKLRVDDVINNFIIVDGKISEKVKSNVFKVLRTNFLLYIKLFYYLLLVGNIYVTVGFLSCISNNIQRILLVLTIFLHKNNVFENSKLNNIKIKTLGFLKLKTDNSTILYNSKDINDNVSTGSDNMNLILLSMNNIDIPFDYFLLRNNNINILLKASYLLNLKTNISIKLLKSIVQENQGILLNESIIGHINNDGNIFYGKLHDFLFLFKNKVKSRRNIKCFFLMYYVLYKKKFYNSNILRKIRKDIDNEYHYKCRNFKFVQNKNINTLNKISLDNSIINVHSSILYKISQFYSILAYFANQRKNYIVSFICYYILNDEQSAINSLLRIYNDELIYYYFNNEKEYGYIRKCAFRFYHLAKNMWPSNVKLESIEQKSYLILSILFMKKKMFEEAFAIFSLALIPDNMLEKLSTADYYNIDLSSNFLVTLRELCKKNYKISELVDQSMVRSVIKFLLPIKDKLDAQVVESINYLGSLSF, encoded by the exons atgtatatgcaaaaTTCATCGTCAAATAATGTTTTTGGATCATACAATAACCAAGggaataatttaaataaaggTTTATTCGGAAATGCAGGAAACCCATCTAGTTTAACAAATACAAACACCTCCAATTTATTTGGGGGATCGAAACCACAGCAGACAAACAATATGAtggtaaataaaaatttatttagtaTGGGAACGACTACAAGTGGATTAGATggaaataaaagtatatatgaTAGTATGAATAATCAATCGAATTTaggtaataaaaatttatttggtACATCAactgtaaataataatagtatgcAAAGCGGAGGAGGTATGGTTaggaataatttatttatgaatacaaataatcaaaataatttaaatatgaaaaatatttttgatagTGGTTCGAATTTAAATAATGCACAAGGGACCAATTTAAGTAATAAAGGACTTTTTGGAGGTTTACAACAAAACAATCAAAGTTCATCAGGTGGGAATTTATTTGGTAACTTATCTTCTCAAACAAATTCAGGAAGTATATATAGTGGCTTATCATCTGGAGCAAATCAAAATAAAGGTACTGGACTATTTGGTACTTCTGGAAATACAAATCAAGTATCATCAACAAGCAGTTTATTTGGGGGGACTTCAACTATGGGTCAAAATAAATTAGGTGGAGTATTTGGTAATTTACAATCAACAGATCAAAATGCTCAAAATAGTGGGAATACTACTAATAGTTTATTTGGTGGCATGTCAGGAAATCAATTAAAGCCTATGAGTACAGGTAGTAATCTTTTTGGGGGTATGTCAACAAATACTACAACAAATACTGGAACAAGTAATTtatttggaaataataatgctGCTTCAGGAATGAATCAAAATAAGCCTGGTGGGTTTTTTGGAAATTTACAAGGGTCAAATCAAGGGACTACTGGTAGTAGCATGTTTGGAAATTCTAGTAATGCTGCTTCAGGAATGAGTCAAAATAAGCCTGGTGGTTTTTTTGGAAATTTACAAGGGTCAAATCAAGGGACTACTGGTAGTAGTATGTTTGGTGGTATGAGCTCTGGTATGAATCAAAACAAGCCTGGTGGACTTTTAGGAAATTTACAAAGCCCAAATCAAGGAACTACAGGTACTACTACGAGTAGTAGTATATTTGGTAATTCTGCTTCTGGAATGAATCAAAATAGAGGAACTACATTATTTTCTGGTATGTCTAATACCGGTACAAGTACTACTAATACgacaaataatttatttgggGGTACTTCAACTATGGGTCAAAATAAATTAGGCGGGGTATTTGGTAATTTACAATCAACAGATCAAAATGCTCAAAATAGTGGGAATACTACTAATAGTTTATTTGGTGGCATGTCAGGAAATCAATTAAAGCCTATGAGTACAGGTAGTAATCTTTTTGGGGGTATGTCAACAAATACTACAACAAATACTGGAACAAGTAATTtatttggaaataataatgctGCTTCAGGAATGAATCAAAATAAGCCAAGTAGTAACATATTTGGATCATTGTCATCAACAACCCAACCAACTGGTACGACTACAAGTGGTAGTAGTACTACTGGTAATATATTTGGTAGTACACAAACAGCAAATCAAGGTATGGGAAGTAATGTTTTTGGATCATCCATGGGAatgaatcaaaataaatttggTAATATTTTTGGAGGAACAAATACTAATCAAAGCAGTACAATGAGTAGTACATTTGGAAATACTGGACTTGGAACATCAGGAATATCATCAACTTCAGCTTTAGGGTCTGGTACAAATACTTCAACTGGGTTAGGAGGTGGATTAGGAATATCAAGTAGTGGTATAGGAGGGACAGGGACAAATACTGGTATGAACATTTCCAATCTTACTAATACTACAGGTGGTACAACTACTGGTATTTCTACTAGTAGTGGTAGTAGTAATTTATTCGGAGGTTTAAGTTCAACTTCGAATACAAATACAATGTCTTTaggtgataataaaaatttatttggaTCTAAACCAGGTTTTAGTCTTGGTACTGGAACTAATATTTCAGGGCAAAGTAGTACAAATTTAGGTTTGGGAACAAATTTAGGAAGCGGGTTATTAAGCCCAAGTATGAATACAACGACAAGTAGTGTATTAGGTACAAATCTTGGTAGTAGTAGTACTGGAAGTACAAATTTATTAACTGGTTTAACTGGGGGTATAGGAAGTAGTAGTACCCTAGGACTTGGAACAACAACATCACCAACTATTGGACTTAGTAGTAGTAGTAGTAATATTTTAGGTAGTACTaataatgtattaaataataCTAGTTTAAGTTCGAATTTATTAAGTAGTGGTTCTGGTATGAACCAGACAGGAATATCATTTTTAGgtgataaaaatttaataggGGGGAATCAAGGAAATATGCAAAACAATTTATTAACAGTAGATGGGAAAGATAAAGGTAATGATTtgttaacaaataaattgaatataaataaagaaagtaGTGAAAATTTGAttaaaacaacaaaattTGATGATGATTTAATaattagtaaaaaaaaggaagatatatttaataaggCATATGATGATGAGAATGATATTAGTAATGATGAAatgaatttaataaaaaatcaagatggtacattttataattatataaatttaataataaatgataatataaatgatattcAAAAAACAACATTTTCTTTACTAAATGATCATGATTCTTTAATGTGGGACAATTTTAAAAGTAGCATTTTTAAGAATTTTGTTGATTATTTAGTTaattttaaacaaaaaaaaaatcaaaagaTTATAAAAAGTAATGTATTAGATTTAGACCAACATGAATTTCAAATTTTGATATggttatataatataaattcatataaaatagaTTTTATACCTTTTAAAAgtttttactatttattgTTAAGTGATACAAACTTAAATTATTCTAAGATGTTTATTAGTAATTCTGATAAAAGTATTTTGCCTAGAAATTTTGTTGAAATTAAtgatcattattatatgaattataaaagttattttttaaaatctcAAATAAATAAGCATCATGATAATTACAGTACATTGAATAGAGATGGGATAGGAAATAGTAGTAATGGTGGTGTTAGTGGAAATTCGATATCGATTGGTATGAATAACTCTGTTTTAGATATCGATTCAATATATAAACAGAtattaaaagatatattaaatagtttattaaatatgaaCTTGAGTATAACTAAAgagaatattaaaaaaaaagaaaaagaagaatatTATGAGAATggtgatataaataataaaaataatgggAATTGTGGAAgtagttatatatatgagaatttattattaaattatttatttggtaCATTACAACATTTACAtgacaaattttataaactTGAAATAAGCAACTATTTATCAAAAGATTTGAATCAGATAGACGAATATTTTGTTGATACCAAAtctaatgaaatattttcatattgttatgacaatttttataaaaatgaaatggataaagaaaattgtactattcatttttttttttatcttgtTAATATTATGTTTAGATGTGGTAATTATATTGGTTTAATACAGATAATAAAGAATGatgaatttattaaaaatttaaacataGATAGttatttaaatgattttattatattgttaataagaatattattattaatatataaccAAAGTAATGAAATAAgtatatttgaaaatatgaaaatagaTATAGATTGTAGtgatatttttaagaaaaaaattcaCATGtctaatttaattaatttttttcattcgattctttatttatgttcaaataatatatatgcatatgatttgctttgtatattattttcggACATATTTTACAAGAAGGGAAATATGTATACaaatagagaaaaaaaaattgaaatgaaaaatatattttattatgtacagaaaaaaaaaagaaatagtAATTATGTTGATAATAATAGTGATCGAAATAGTAGTAATGAAGATAACTATGATAGTGGAggagataataataatattggtCGAGGTAGTAATAGTACTAATATTAATAAGGGAGGAAAAGGTAAAGGAAATGAGCGTAAAGGTTTTTTTTTAGATGTCTTTACAAATATGTTacataaatctaaaaaatcaAAAGATGATGAAGATGAGCCATTTGGAACTATGgaaataaatgaagaaattGAAAAACTCAACAGAGAAAGTATGAATACAAGTAATACTGAAATGTTAGGTAtaactaataaatatagttataattttgaatacTGTAATATTGAAACAAGTATATGGATAGAATTAagcttatttttatcaaaaaattttGATCTTTATGGTAGTAAATTTCAAGAAAACTTTGATATCCTTGATACAAATTTaagttattataattatgatgATGATAACAATGCATTTTTAAATGATACAAAACATAGACGAGATATgataaatagtaaaatagaagaattatttatttctatttcaaattgtattataaatGAGAATAGAGAATATTTTTCAGTGTGTTCAAAATTGCGTGTTGATGATGttataaacaattttattattgttgaTGGAAAAATATCAGAAAAGGTTAAAAGTAATGTATTTAAGGTTTTGAGaacaaattttttattatatataaaactattttattatcttttattagtagggaatatatatgtaacaGTTGGGTTTCTATCATGTATATCAAATAACATTCAAAGAATATTATTGGTTTTAACTATATTTttgcataaaaataatgtttttgaaaatagcaaattaaataatataaaaataaaaacattaggatttttaaaattaaaaactgATAATAGTACAATTCTTTATAATTCAAAAGATATTAATGATAATGTTTCAACAGGTTCAGACAATATGAATTTAATACTTTTAAGTATgaataatatagatatacCATTTGACTATTTTTTGCTtcgaaataataatataaatatattattaaaagcTAGTTATTTActtaatttaaaaacaaatataagtattaaattattaaaaagcaTAGTACAAGAAAATCAaggaatattattaaatgagTCAATAATAGGTCATATTAACAATgatggaaatatattttatggaaaattacatgattttttatttttatttaaaaataaagtaaaaagccgaagaaatataaaatgtttttttttgatgtattatgtattatataaaaaaaaattttataatagtaatattttGAGGAAAATTAGAAAAGATATTGATAATGAGTATCATTATAAATGTAGAAATTTCAAATTtgttcaaaataaaaatattaacacatTGAATAAAATATCTTTAGATAATTCAATTATAAATGTTCATTCTtcaattttgtataaaatatctCAATTCTATTCAATATTAGCATATTTTGCAAAtcaaagaaaaaattatatagtatcatttatatgttattatatattaaatgatgAGCAAAGTGCCATAAATTCTTTGTTGAGAATATACAATGACGagcttatatattattattttaataacgAGAAGGAATATGGATATATTCGAAAGTGTGCTTTTCGATTTTACCATTTGGCAAAG aATATGTGGCCTTCAAATGTGAAGCTTGAGTCAATCGAACAAAAatcatatttaattttgagcatcttatttatgaaaaaaaaaatgtttgaaGAAGCATTTGCTATTTTTTCACTAGCTTTAATACCTGATAATATGTTAGAAAAGCTTTCAACTGCAGATTATTATAACATTGACTTATCATCAAACTTTTTAGTAACTTTAAGAgaattatgtaaaaaaaattacaag ATAAGTGAATTAGTTGATCAATCAATGGTTCGTTCAgttattaaatttttgttGCCTATTAAAGACAAATTAGATGCTCAAGTTGTGGAAAGTATTAACTATTTAGGATCCTTAAGcttttaa